A segment of the Manis javanica isolate MJ-LG chromosome 10, MJ_LKY, whole genome shotgun sequence genome:
CCATTTGTTTTACTAAGATTCCTTGTGCCTGATGATTCActtttcttgctgctttcaagattctctttaTTTGGCTTTCAACAGTTCAATTATAATGGTTCCTAGTATGGACCTTTTAGAGTTTATCCTACTCAGAGTTTTTTGAGCTTATATGTATAGATTAATGTCTTTCTTTAAATTTGGGAGGTTTTTAGTTATTGCTTCTTCTAATATTCCACatgctcctttttttcccctttcctatcCTTCTGTCACTCCCATTATGCATATATTGATATACTTGATCATGCCCCATAGGTCTGTTAGACTGTTCattattcttcattattttttctttttgtttctcaggTAGCAACTGTTAATCTCAATTGATCTATCTTCCCATTCAgtcattctttcttctgccttttgaAATCTATCATTGAGCCCCACTGCCGAAtttctcatttcagttattgtagtCAACTCTAGAATTTCTTTGGTTCCTTTTATAGTATCTATCTCTATTGATACTTTCTACGTTGTGAGacattgttttcattctttcctttagtTATTTAGACAtgatttcctttaattctttgagCATACTTAAAATAGTTCATTTAAACTCTTTGTTTAGTTAATCCAATGTCTGGGCTTCTTTAGGAGCCGTTtctattaatttctttttctcctgttcttGGGAAAAGTGTGTGTCATACCTTCAGGTTTCTTTGTATGCCTCGTGATCTTTTTATTAAAGaatcatcgatatacaatcttatgatggtttcacatacacaaaacaatagtttaacattcacccatattatcaagacctcaccccctccactgtGATCACTCTCAATGTAATAAGATAATTGTATTCTCAataattgtattctctgtgctgtactaccatcccagtgacctacctatgttgtaaatgtgaattacagtgccccataatctccttctccctgtccacccaccctccccagttcttctcctttggtaatcactagtcccttctcagtgtctgtgagtctactgattttttttttgttccttctgtttctctttgttgttatactccacaaatgagtgacatTTGATACTcattctccacatggcttatttcactgagcataattccgtctagctccatgcatgttgttgtaaatggtgggatttgttttcttcttatggctgaataatactccatttgaatatgtaccacttctttacccattcatctattgatggacacttaggttgctcccatgtctattataaatagtgcagcaagaaacataggggtgcatatgcctttccgaatcagggatcttgttttcttcgggtaaatttctaggagtggaattcctgggtcaagtgatatttctatttttagttttatgaggaacctccatatttctttccacagtggttgaactagtttacatacccaccagcagtgtaggagggttcccctttctctgcatcctcgccagcatttgttgttccttgtcttttggaaagtggccaagctaactggtgtgaggtgatagctcactgtggttttaatttgcatctccctgatgattagtgatgtggagtgcCTCAtgattttttgttgaaaactgggtctttttaatattataacATGGCAACCCCAGAAACCAGATCTTCCCACTTCCTCATGATACGCTGTTGCTGCTTAGTGTGGTTAGCGTTTGTTTAGAGACTTTCCTGAACTGTAAATTTTATTAAGTTTATATTCTTTATCGTGTTCAGCCACCAAAGCCTTTATGTGAACTTGATGGTCAGTTAGTGGTTTGACAACTTAATTATGTGTCTGACCACCACCCCCAAAAAATCTCCCAGCCTTTGCAGatgaagtctgtgtgtgtgttggagcgTGTCTTTATCATCCAGCCAGGCAGTTTGTAACTCTTTCTTGGCTTTCAGTTCTTGCTTGAGCAAAGCCTCATAGTTAGTCAAAAGTAAAAATTCAGGGCCTTTTCAGGTTCCTTCTGAACCCAGTGTGGGGCATGTATGAATGTGGCTTTCTAGATTCCCATTAATATATTAGAGCTTTGAGCTTTTCAAAACCTTTATTACCCAAAGTATCTcattcctcagcctttcctcccTAACTTTTCGGGGTTTATTGTTTGCACCAGATGTCACCCTTTGCCCCAGACAGCAGCAGCTGATATATTTGCCTTGAAATGTTTTTTGACAAACATGCCCTAGGAAGTCACCTCAGTCCTAAGAGAGTTTTTTGTGAGAGTTAGGCACACACGCTTTGAGCTAGTCCTTCGGGAAGCCACCAGAAAGATTAAAAGAGTATCACAGTTCGTTAAGAATAAGGTCTGTTCTGCTCTCTCTGGTACTTGGTAGCTGTACTAGGAATGTGGGTTGTTGTTCTCAAGGCTGTTGCCAAGCTGGGAAGTGGAGGATGATACCATGGTAAATTAAAGGTGTCACAAAGCTCTCATACTGAAATTCaccttttttctttcactgttatTGTTGATTAAACATTCCCCTAGTTTGCTATAAATTTTTGATTAGATTCTAGAGTTCTGGAGTAACTTAGAGTTCCCTATTTCACTATTTTTGCTGACATCCTATATTTTCATAGTCTTTTTAAAAGCCCTTTATATCCACACACCACCACCCTAGTTCCAGTTGTTACCTCACATCAGAACTATTTTAGGAACTCTCAAACTGGTCCTTCTGATGTACCACCACCTCCTTGCTCATGTGGCTACCCCGCCAAGACAGCTTCCATGCACAGTTCCTCCTTGCCTATCAAACGATGTCTTCAACCTCTATTCCCAGCATGGCTTCCCATCTTTATTTCAGTGTTCCCCCAACCACATTTCCATGCTGTTTTGATGAATCCACGCAAGTAGACTGATCCCAGTATGCAGTTTGCTTTCCACTGCATACTCCCATTAATGCTGTTTGGTCCCCATCTGGATTGTCCCCTGCCTTCATCCTTGCCTACTGAAATACTATTCATCTCTTAAGAATCAGCTCAAATTTCAACCTTTCTGTAAAGTCATTTCTAATTACTTAAACCAAAATGAATCTCTCCTTCCACTAAATTGCCATGACTTTTGTGCCATTTATGTGATGTATGTCATATATTGCTtgcattattatttgtatttatgtctGCATTCAATCAttcttccaataaatatttagtagCGCCTTCTGTTTGCTAGGGCTACAGTGACAAAAGAGGCAGGCATTGTCCCTAATGATCATTATGGTAGACATTgaacaaataaacacacatatattataattattactatgaaagaagaaaaacagtaggATCCTATGAGTGAATAATAAAAGTTTTTCATGTTAAGAGTGAGCAGAAACATAACAGGCAGGGGGAACATGTCAGAAAGGATTCTGGAGCACTGTTTCCTCCTTTATCAGTGTCAGAGAGACATTTCCATTAGCACAGTGCTTTATACTTACTGCACAAGACACAGAAGAATCAATAAATAAACATGAATAGAAGTGGGTTTGcacccacaccagtaaggatggccagcattgaaaagactaagaacagcaaatgctggcgaggatgtggagaaaggggaaccctcctacactgctggtgggaatgtaagctagttcaaccattgtggaaagcagtatggaggttcctcaaaaaactcaaaataaaaataccccggaattccactccttggaatatacccaaagaatacaacttctcagattcaaaaagacatatgcacccctatgtttatcgcagcactttttacaatagctaagatatggaagcaacctaagtgtccatctgcagatgaatggataaagaagatgtggtacatatacacaatggaatactattcagccataagaaagaaacaaatcctaccatttgcaacaacatggatggagctggaggacatcatgctcagtgaagtaagccaggcggagaaagacaaatgccaaatgatttcccttgtttgtggaatataacaatgaagcaaaactggaggaacaaaatggcagcagactcagagactccaagaatgagctagtggttaccaagggggaggggcttggaagggggggagggagggagaaggggattgaagggtatcatgtttagtacacatggtgtgggggatcatggggagaacagtgtagcacagagaaggcacatagtggatctctggcatcttgctgcactggtAGACAGTGATGcactggggtctgggtggggacttgataatatgggtaaaggtagtaaccacattgttttttcatgtgaaacctttgtaagagtgtatatcaatcataccttaataaaaaaaaagaagtgggtttacaaagaaaaatacagcctaATGGTGAAGAGGGAAAAGAGTGTGTGTCAGAGATTAAGGTCATTTACGTTCCTTTCTAGTTCAGTAAAATAGTAGTAGTACTAGTAGTAGCAGCAACTAACATTAAGTGTTTTACTCTGGTCTAGGAACTGTGCTAAGAGCTTTATGTGAATCATTTTATGTAACTTCTAAATTATGCGCTGTCTGCTCTTCTCTGCAGTGTCTTGAAGCAGTGTGAGGATGTGGACCTCTCCTTCCTGCAGCACCCAGAGGGATCCGATCTCTTTAGTGATACAAAGAGGGGGACACTATTTCTTACTCCATACCGGGTAATTTATACTTATACTTTGATCTGATTAACTCTACATTCATTTTACCTAAAATGGAAAGAGGTTAAACATTTGCACTTTGGTATTTCCCATGTTGCAGAGTGTTGGAAGAAAATAGGTGATGTTTCTCAATTGCCAGCATGCCAAAGCATCTTGACCCTAGAATTACTCTTACATGTCATAACCCAGGGATACATTGCACTCCTTTTCCAaagtttctttcctctcttaGGTGATCTTCGTGACTTCACATTCAGTCAATgatcccatgttttcttttatgatgcCATTTGATCTGATGAGTAACTGTGTCATTGAACAACCAGTCTTTGCTCCCAACTACATTAAAGGAACCATTCAGGCAACTCCAGATGGTAAGAGCTCCCCCTCAgaagtatatttttttctcaaaagcttCCAGAAGGTTTCAGATTCAGACTTGGCTTATGCTGGGATTCAAAGAAAACTGCTGTGCTTCTGTGGGTTGTGCGTCTCTCAGTGTTGGTGGCAGTCGTCCTGTAGCCAGCTGCGCGAGCCTCGCAGTATgtgccatttcttcccctaggtGGCTGGGAAGGACaggctatttttaaattatccttCAGAAAAGGAGGTGCCATCGAATTTGCTGAATTGATGATGAAAGCTTCCTCTGCTGGTGAGTGATGCTGATAAAGATACTAACCACTTGGGGTTCGGGGACTATGGGATTGAAGGAGGACTGTTAGCCATGTGAGACTTGTAGCCTCTGTGTTCAGGCAGTCACTAGTTGCACATGTGTTCAGCAGACAGCCTGCATGCTAGAAACACAAATGTTATTCAGTCCCTCccagtcctgaaggagtttgCAATCTAGTGGGAGCTTAAAATCAGACACCTGAATAGCCAGTTATACCCACTAGTCTTTTGTCCTTAATGTGCTGGTCTCACCTGCCACTGGTTAGTCTTTCTCAGCTCAGGGAGCCCTAGTGCCTCAGCCCTTCTTCCTCTGGCATGCCTTTttgtcttctctcctctctggctTGGCTTTGCTTCTCTTAGCTTTGGccctgagaaggaaggagggagggaagaggtgcTATCAAGCCCTACAGCAGTGATCTGATGGATGTACCAGAGGACTCTTTCCAACTTTGAATACAAATAATTCttttacaatgtatttttatGCCGTCTAGCCTTACTTCATGGTCCTCTCTCTCACCTTTTGTACCCCAGTCCAGCTGGACTTTGTGccttgttttctcatctctgGGCCTGCACACTATTTGCTCTGTCTGGAatgccttcccctttctcccttgccTTTCATCCCCCACTCTAATCCAGTTGAAAAAACATGATCTAGTAGAGACAGACATATGCAAATATTTCATCCTGTCTTATGGCGTGTGCTGTAGAGGCATGGACAGACTGTTCGACACACAGGAGGATGGAGTGAATATTCTAGCTTAGAAGACTAACTAGATCAGGATGCTATAAACCATGGGCAGGTATAAGAGACAGTCTGTTGGAGAGGAAATTACTTTAGTTTTAGACTTAATAAtcttagctaacatttattgcacTTACTATATACTGGGCAGTGTTCTAGACCCTTTACATGTGTCAttgtatttaatcttcacaaaaaattATGATGTAGTTGTTATCCTCAATTTATAGCTGGGAAACTGAGTGATGGTTAAATACTTTCCCAAGGTTGTATAGTTAGCAAGTGATggaactggaatttgaaccctAAATCTACtctgtcttttcaaactttttattttgagaagaaatcagatttatagaaaagttgcaagaatattACAATGAATTGCCATGAACCCTTCATCTAGAGCCACTCCTTGTCAGTGTTTTCCCTCATTTTGCTTTAtcttactctcttttttttttttgctttttttaattgaactgttTGGGAGTCAGTCACAAAGatcattcctaaatatttaagTATCTGTCTTGTAGGAACACAGGTATTTTCTTACCTAATCTCAGTGTACTTAGCAAATACAGGTAATTTAACATTGAAATAATACTGTTATTCAATGTATCATTTATATTCAATTCAAATGATTGACCCATTACTGTTccttattttaatatcattttttttccaaccCAGATCTAATCCCAGATCTCATATTCAATTCAGttattctatttcttaatttaGTTATCCTGCTTCTCCTTTAATCTGGACTCGACCATTCGTTGTTTTTCATGACATTGACATCTGAAAAAGAATATAGGTTTACTGTTTTGTATAATATCCcttaatttgggtttgtctgtttCCACATGATTATATTCAGGTCACACATTTTGGCAGGGATACTGCATGAGTAATGTTGTGGCCTTTTAAGCCTATGCTGTTCACCCCTGCACCATGCTACGTATGAGGTACATGGGAATGCTAGAGGCCAGTGGACATGTAGCTCAGAACTCCAAAGATGAACTGTTATCTAGAGACTGATTTGGAAATCCTCAACTCACACGTCAGCTCTGGAGCCATGTAAGTGATAGGCTCACTTCGTGAATTAAGTATGGTATTCCAGGGGTCCTCAACATTTAAGGGATAAATTTGGATGGGTGACCTGCAACGCAGATTCAAAAGGGGCCGGCTGAGAGGAGAAAAAAGTGATTTTATCATCCCAGAATTCTATAGAGGAGAAAGGTTCAAGCATTACAGGGTAGTCATATGTCAGGTATTACAGAGATGTTTGgtgaaatgaaactgaaaaatggtATTGCATGTGGAAATGTGAGTTTGTTAGTGGTTCTTAGCAAGAGAGATTTCAGTGAAATGCTGGAGAAGAAAGATGGTGAAAAATCCATATTACAGAAAATTGAGGAGTAAATGTTTTTACTGTTATCTTTAACGATACAGTAAAAAGATACAAAGGTCAAGGAGTTCACAAGCTGTACCCAACCAAATAGCTTTACATGGTCTAGAGGGCAGACAGAATCTGGAAGTCTGACATTGGCAGACAGAGGGAGTATTACAATGGGAATGGGGGACACTTGGAAGTCTAGTTCCTCTTCGCTGTAGACGTCTGGGGAACTCAGGACAGTTGCATACTGGGTCTTGAATTCACTGTTATTTTAAATTCACTGTTACTTGAATTCATAATACTGAACGTGGCTTCTTTTTAGGGTTATGGGCTAGGAGTCAGGTAAGTTTAGGGGATCCCCTTTGTTCTTTCATTAAGATCTGCTTCTTGGCCTGCAAAGCTAGATTCAGAGTCCCAGAAGTTACACAGCCACTTGCAAAGGTTGTATGCAACTTATATGAACTTGGCCCTGGAACTGCTCTGGGTCTGATTATACCATGGTTTAGGTGAGGGAACCCACCCTGGTCCCCACAGCAAGAGTCAGGGCTTGTGAGATGGACTTCCTTGAGGCCTTTGGAATTGACTACCCAGCATGCTTCCTGATCTGATTCTTTGACCAGGAAAGATGCCCTTACCCTCTGCAGAGCTGATTTGTCAGGGCTCTTTTGATTCATGTTTTTAACAAATGGAGTACCTCTTTTGTGCCAAACACTAGGTGAGGCATTTGAGAGTGCAACAGTGAACAGGTATCTACCCTGTTAAACTTCTCTAGTGAGAATCATGTAAAAAGTAAGCAAATACATAAGTGAAAAAGACTTCTCCTGGGAAGGGATACAAATAGGTTGTTGGAAAGGTGGGTAATAGGGACAAGGGGGACAACTTTAGATTTTTAGTTAATTAGTGAAGATAATGCTAGTTATTGAAACAGACAAACCCAAAATTATCAATGGCTTAAGAAGATAGATATTATTGCTTACATAAAGGCGAATCAGCAGGGCAAACCGGGGCCATGTCCCACATAACACTTCAGTAATGCAGGATAATAAGAGTCTCTGCCATTATAACATAAGGCTTCCATGACCTCTTTGGATAGCtagcagagaggggaagagagtaAAGATCTCCCCTGGGAAGTTTTCTTGGGGAAGGCCTGGAAGcagtatatttatttatgaacATATGCCACAGGCCAAAAGTTAGTGTGGTAGGCTGATAAAGCTTCCAAAGATATACTCATGtcctaatcctcagaacctgtgaatagTACTTTATTTGTAcaaagagtctttgcagatgtaattaatttagggatcttgagatgaggagatTGTCCTAGATTATCCAGGTAGGCCCCAGATGTTACCACAGTGCTCCTATAAGAGAGATgcagagggagacagacaaaCAGAAGTGCTTTCTTCTCTGCCACActtacattatattagtttctaaCAGAGGTATCTTGCCAACTTGGTAGAATCCGCACTTGGAAATTTTTTCTGAATACCTGTTTTGGTAGGTGCTATGCGAGACCCTGAATAAGCAAAGGCAAATAGGACAGGCTCTGCCCTCAAGAAACATACAGTTCAGGACAAGAGCAATGTATGTTTTTTATTGTGTATCCTGGAGGCAATGTTGGACACACATGTAAGGTGATGGTTAATACTCTGCTAATTACTTTGTTGATAGCTGCTGTGCATCTGACTTAGAAGAATTAGAGTCCCAATTTTCCCAAACTTGTCTTTCAGGTGCCAGAGGTATTCCATTTGTAAGTGTAAATTACTGGTTCAGTGCTCGAGGACCATATGTAGTTACTGGACAGGGGAACATGATGTGCACCCAACAAATGCCTTGTCCAGGTAAGGTATGGAGGGGAGGTTCTTCCTGGGTGGTATAAAAGTATGGCAGGTGTTCAAAGATCTGCTCACTATTAGCTTACCTCCAACTCTGCTGTGGGAGAAGCAGCAGAGTTGGTTAAGTTGGCTGGAAAATGGTTAAGTCCATGACCTGATTTCCAGACTGAAACTCAGTGGCAGATGAGCAGGTGATGGGTTTCAGTTTCAGGCTTACTTTGAACCATGAAGTATAAATATGGAGCATAGCTGGGCAATTCCCATTAGTGGGAACAGTCACATCCTGCTTACAGCCTGAGCAGAAAACATATGCTTATGCTCACTTCCTCCTTTCCATTTCAAGCAAGCATTGCCATCAGGCTTGTGCCATGCCCTTCAAAGTCACCTAGGACGCCAGCCCTGGGCTTTATACCCTTTAAAAGTTGTGCCTGTCCACAACTCCTAAGTCATGTTCCTGGGTGGTGATAGATGAATGATTCTCAAATATGATCCACAGCCAATTGGGGAGGCCACCGAACAGGCTGCCAACAGACCACAAAACGTGGGCCCTTCTCTTGGGTTTTCCTTGGAGCATAATGTGCGTGCCTGTCagcttttagttttgtttacAACTTATATCACAAAACTAAATCTTTATGCATTGCGTGCCCCAAAACAtaatctaataattcttttaaatgcattagtcttttaaattatgtagaaaacaaaacaaaaacgaaTTACAAACACTGCTACAATAACATTAGCTTTTATAATTCCCAACAATTTATCTTTATTGAGATCTTTATTTCTTAACATGGCTTCAAATTACTGTCTAGAGGCCTTTCATGTCATCCTACAGAGCTCCTTTAACCTTTTCTTGCATGGCAAGTTCAGTGGTAATGAACTCCCTCattttttgcttatctgagaatGGCTTAATTTCTCTCTCAGTCTTGAAGGAGTTTGGCCAGATATAAGATTCTTGTTTGACAGTTTATTTCTGGCCTCCAAAGTTTCttatgagaaatctgctgattaTCTTATTGAGGGCTCTATGTCTATGATGATTCacttctcttgctgcttttagatttttttaactttggcTTTGCaggtttgattataatgtgtcttggtgtggatctctttgAGTGCATCTTACTTAGAGTTCATTGAGTTTCTTAGATGTTAAaattcatgtctttcatcaaatttgggaagtctCAGCtcttatttcttcagatattctctctgcccccttttctctctcttctctttctgggacttcCACAGTGTGTATGTTGGTTTGCTCAATGGTGTCGCTGGTCCTTAGGCATTATTcacttttcttcagtcttttttctttctattgttcagTCTTGACAATTTCTATTGTCCCATATTCAGGTTCACTGATTCTTGTTTCTGCCTATTCAAACCTGAATTTGAATCCATCtagtgaattttttcatttcagtgattGTACTTCTCAGCTCCAgagtttccttttgatttcttgtTAGGTTTTAcgtctctttattgatatttcaattttgttcatacatctttttcttgatttttctctacattttcctttagttctttgagaaTCTGTAAAAGAGTTCTTTTAAAGCTTTCTCTAGTTAGCTTGAACATAAATATGGATTACAACAAAATAATTTAACAGCTGTCTATGCACCGTGACCCAGTTAAATCACTTTGGGAGCATAgccaaggaaataaataaaacccctTTTTATCATAATATTGATTAGAAAGTTGGAAATAACATGCTGTCCTACAATAGGAGAATTAAGTAGCACCTacctatatataaaatattgtccAGCTTTTAACTTATGAAGTACATTAATAATATAAGGAAATTTCTCATAATGTCAAGTAAAAAGAGCCAGATAAAAAAATTACATGGTTGTTATAATCAtgattgtattaaaaatattaacagatactacaaataaaccaaaatattttttgtctttgatgATGGAACCACAAATGTCTTTTTTAATATtcatcttttctctattttccaaatACATATTCCTCACTGAGAATGTATTACTTTCTTCataatcaaaacaaaatttattaagTGAAATAGGTATCTGTGCACAACTGTAAGAACATAGAGTTATAACTGTAGGGTTGTTTTCATGTTAATTTGAATCCCTCTACAACAGGAAATGATAAAGCCTTCATCTGATAAAGCCTTCAGCTGAATCTGGCTTTAGCATTATTCTACCTGAATTCTCTTCCTGTATCAGTTTGCTTCAgtatattttttatcttctttcctcttctcatttATTCCTTGTCCACTCCAAAAAAACAAGTAGCTGAAttgcttttccttctcaggataccCAGTTGTTGTCTGTGGGCCCCTATCAGCAGGACATGGAGCCCCACCTGCAGGATATGGAGCCCCACCATTGGGATATGGAGCCCAGTCAGTGGGATATGGAGCCCTGCCAGTGGGATACAGAGCCCCACCAGCAGCATACGAAGCCCCACCAGCAGGATACGGAGCCCCACCAGCAGGATATGGATCCCCACCAGCAGGATACGGAGCCCCACCAGCAGCATATGGAGCCCCACCAGCAGGATATGGAGCCCCACCAGCAGGATACAGAGCCCCACCAGCAGCATATGGAGCCCCACCAGCAGGATACGGAGCCCCACCAGTGGGGTATGGAGTACTCCCTGCAGAAGATGAAGCTCTACCAGCTGGAAATGAAGCCCTGCCTGCAGGATATGGAGCTCTGCCTCTAGGACATGAAACTCTACCTGCTGAAAATAGGGCTGGGACTCAAAAATCTGTGGCAGCCCAGCCTAGCAGATGTGAGACTTCTCTTCCTTTGACCTCATCCTCTAAGTCCTGTTTACCATCATCTGAGTAAACCTTGAGGACTCACCAAGCAAAGTGGCATGCTAAACCGGAAGTCAAGATAAGAAGGATTCAGGTGTGTGATTAAAGGGCTGTTGTTCAACCCTTGGGAAGGGCAATCTGAGGGGGATGGTGAAGTTTTATTTCCATGTCTAGATTTTAGAAGCAAAGTCACTCTTGATTAGATGGGCTAAAGGAGAATTAGAATTGTAGAGCTAATTCCTCAATAATTTGGTTGACATTGGGTTGCATTTTTTAATATACCTTGAATGTGAGTGTGTAAAAACCTTCCTGCCTTAATCCCCTCCGCATTCAAGATACATTTAGTATACTCAGTTTTCCAGGCACTAAGATATATGTTAGAAATATCAAGTTGAACACTTAGTTGTTTTTTACAACATTCTTTATGTTAGTGAAAAGATGGAACAACCAAAATTTCCAATAGTGAGAGACACCTTAGTAAGTGATggcacatccatacaatggaatattatgtaacCATTGAAAATGATGTCTCAGAGGTAGGGAAAGCCTTCTCTATGAAGACCAAAACAATGAAGCAATAAAGGAAAACAGCAATAAATTTGAAtgtatgaaaattttaaacttctataTAACCAAAGTTAAATGATAGTCAACAGGAAGTGATGTGCATGGGGTAGGCACCCTTGACCCCTCACCCATTAAATGCCAGCAGCGGCCTACAGTTGTGATAACTAAAAATGGCCCCATTTTTCCTAATTTCACACTGTGAGGGAGTGCCATCTCTGTTGATAACCACCATTCTAGACTCTTCTAGGCTAGTCCAAGGTTTTCAGCCTCTTAAGAGCTCACTGTTTTCCCATTCTGACCAAGTTCCTAATTTCATTTGCCTTTCCTTACCTTTTTGCAGTCTCATTAAGCCACCTAAAGTGAGgccttaaaaatattatatcaAGTATTTTAAGATAGTTATACAGCAGAAGCGTTTCAGAAGCTCTAGTTGACAATATTACCAGACCCAAAAGATGTTTAAACCAGTGTATTTTTTCTCtgcatatatttttcatgtagttaagaacatactatatatatatatatatatatatatatatatatatatatacagtgtttCACCTgacattttacaaacattttcacaggtttttttcttttctttttaattaaggtatcattgagatacactcttacaaaggtttcacatgaaaaacattgtttactacattcacccatatcatcgagtcccctccataccccattgaagtcactgtccatcagtgtagtaagatgccacagagtcattatttgtcttctctgtgctacactgtgttccccgttttcacattttttttaaacagctttattgaggtataattgatatagtgaaaactgtatatatttgatgtatacaatttgatgatttttgtaaatttttaagaattcttcATAAATATCGTTAGTGGCTACATTATATCCTGATATGGCTGCACCATTACAT
Coding sequences within it:
- the WBP2NL gene encoding postacrosomal sheath WW domain-binding protein isoform X5: MVLDGKPGAGVLSEEGGGRRVELAARRLSATQGLSRLFLVRHAWGSGLPASGIRRWRRRERLASWVASEGSVLKQCEDVDLSFLQHPEGSDLFSDTKRGTLFLTPYRVIFVTSHSVNDPMFSFMMPFDLMSNCVIEQPVFAPNYIKGTIQATPDGGWEGQAIFKLSFRKGGAIEFAELMMKASSAGAMRDPE
- the WBP2NL gene encoding postacrosomal sheath WW domain-binding protein isoform X1, producing MVLDGKPGAGVLSEEGGGRRVELAARRLSATQGLSRLFLVRHAWGSGLPASGIRRWRRRERLASWVASEGSVLKQCEDVDLSFLQHPEGSDLFSDTKRGTLFLTPYRVIFVTSHSVNDPMFSFMMPFDLMSNCVIEQPVFAPNYIKGTIQATPDGGWEGQAIFKLSFRKGGAIEFAELMMKASSAGARGIPFVSVNYWFSARGPYVVTGQGNMMCTQQMPCPGYPVVVCGPLSAGHGAPPAGYGAPPLGYGAQSVGYGALPVGYRAPPAAYEAPPAGYGAPPAGYGSPPAGYGAPPAAYGAPPAGYGAPPAGYRAPPAAYGAPPAGYGAPPVGYGVLPAEDEALPAGNEALPAGYGALPLGHETLPAENRAGTQKSVAAQPSRCETSLPLTSSSKSCLPSSE
- the WBP2NL gene encoding postacrosomal sheath WW domain-binding protein isoform X3, with the translated sequence MAVNQNHVENRRGAVIPFGECVLKQCEDVDLSFLQHPEGSDLFSDTKRGTLFLTPYRVIFVTSHSVNDPMFSFMMPFDLMSNCVIEQPVFAPNYIKGTIQATPDGGWEGQAIFKLSFRKGGAIEFAELMMKASSAGARGIPFVSVNYWFSARGPYVVTGQGNMMCTQQMPCPGYPVVVCGPLSAGHGAPPAGYGAPPLGYGAQSVGYGALPVGYRAPPAAYEAPPAGYGAPPAGYGSPPAGYGAPPAAYGAPPAGYGAPPAGYRAPPAAYGAPPAGYGAPPVGYGVLPAEDEALPAGNEALPAGYGALPLGHETLPAENRAGTQKSVAAQPSRCETSLPLTSSSKSCLPSSE
- the WBP2NL gene encoding postacrosomal sheath WW domain-binding protein isoform X2; protein product: MVLDGKPGAGVLSEEGGGRRVELAARRLSATQGLSRLFLVRHAWGSGLPASGIRRWRRRERLASWVASEGSVLKQCEDVDLSFLQHPEGSDLFSDTKRGTLFLTPYRVIFVTSHSVNDPMFSFMMPFDLMSNCVIEQPVFAPNYIKGTIQATPDGARGIPFVSVNYWFSARGPYVVTGQGNMMCTQQMPCPGYPVVVCGPLSAGHGAPPAGYGAPPLGYGAQSVGYGALPVGYRAPPAAYEAPPAGYGAPPAGYGSPPAGYGAPPAAYGAPPAGYGAPPAGYRAPPAAYGAPPAGYGAPPVGYGVLPAEDEALPAGNEALPAGYGALPLGHETLPAENRAGTQKSVAAQPSRCETSLPLTSSSKSCLPSSE
- the WBP2NL gene encoding postacrosomal sheath WW domain-binding protein isoform X4 → MVLDGKPGAGVLSEEGGGRRVELAARRLSATQGLSRLFLVRHAWGSGLPASGIRRWRRRERLASWVASEGSVLKQCEDVDLSFLQHPEGSDLFSDTKRGTLFLTPYRVIFVTSHSVNDPMFSFMMPFDLMSNCVIEQPVFAPNYIKGTIQATPDGYPVVVCGPLSAGHGAPPAGYGAPPLGYGAQSVGYGALPVGYRAPPAAYEAPPAGYGAPPAGYGSPPAGYGAPPAAYGAPPAGYGAPPAGYRAPPAAYGAPPAGYGAPPVGYGVLPAEDEALPAGNEALPAGYGALPLGHETLPAENRAGTQKSVAAQPSRCETSLPLTSSSKSCLPSSE